A genome region from Marinobacter panjinensis includes the following:
- a CDS encoding amidoligase family protein, with protein MSKRCRMPDIMRTDDGKERKVGVEIELSGLGYEDLVSLATRLLDGEAKPVSRYVSEITTDAGAFAIELDSDPIKDLDLQDQRLPESVRELGGQAMSVIDAAAEKIVPLEIVSPPLPFSELERIETLCDELRKAGALGSREALYYAFGLQLNPELPDLKASTLVRYLQAFAALYEWLKARHQIDLSRKLTSYIEPWSSNYIDLLMSEGYDPDMDQLMKDYLHYNPTRNKALDLLPLFAHLNSELLARYVKDERIKSRPTLHYRLPDCDIDNPLWHFSTVWNDWVILEQLAANAGDLAALVTEFRNSRKLSFHNLTHSWLDTSDQWLRSRNYV; from the coding sequence ATGAGCAAAAGATGCCGTATGCCGGACATCATGAGAACCGATGACGGAAAGGAACGGAAAGTAGGTGTCGAGATAGAATTATCCGGCCTCGGGTACGAGGATCTCGTATCGCTTGCCACCCGATTGCTTGACGGAGAAGCGAAACCGGTTTCCCGCTACGTGTCGGAAATCACCACCGATGCAGGCGCCTTCGCCATCGAACTGGATTCGGACCCCATCAAGGACCTGGATCTGCAGGATCAACGGTTACCGGAATCGGTCCGGGAACTCGGGGGCCAGGCAATGAGTGTGATAGATGCCGCGGCCGAGAAAATCGTGCCTCTGGAAATTGTCAGCCCTCCGTTACCCTTCAGTGAACTTGAGCGCATCGAAACGCTTTGTGACGAACTGCGCAAGGCGGGCGCCCTTGGCAGCCGGGAAGCCCTCTACTACGCCTTCGGCCTGCAACTGAATCCAGAGCTGCCGGATCTGAAAGCTTCAACCCTGGTGCGTTATCTGCAGGCGTTTGCAGCGCTTTACGAATGGCTCAAGGCACGGCATCAGATCGATCTGAGCCGCAAACTGACCAGCTACATTGAACCCTGGAGCAGCAACTACATCGATTTGCTGATGTCTGAAGGCTACGATCCGGACATGGATCAGTTGATGAAGGACTACCTCCACTATAATCCGACACGGAACAAGGCGCTTGACCTGCTGCCGCTGTTTGCACACCTGAACAGCGAGCTGCTGGCCAGGTATGTGAAAGACGAACGCATCAAGAGCAGGCCCACCCTGCATTACCGGCTGCCGGATTGCGATATCGACAACCCGCTCTGGCATTTCTCAACGGTATGGAATGACTGGGTGATACTGGAGCAACTGGCGGCCAACGCCGGGGATCTGGCCGCATTGGTGACCGAGTTTCGCAACAGTCGCAAACTGAGCTTCCACAATCTGACCCATAGCTGGCTCGATACGTCTGACCAGTGGCTGCGGTCCCGGAACTATGTCTGA
- a CDS encoding gamma-glutamyl-gamma-aminobutyrate hydrolase family protein, translated as MSDTVQEKPEHPGLTIGISGPVRRSLSHRLISFALRMHGARTHFIRPGSKVDVSLLDGLVLSGGTHVHPSRYGQTPQVTANYDPRRDETDVRLLSRAEELNIPVLGICRGAQFINIFRGGTLCQNVTPLRVNTRHRPLLFPMQTVRVVSDSRLGEVMRQPVIGANRIHSQAIKRLGHHLRVVALDNDHFVQAIENTRGQWLMGIQWHPEYLLYHGGHRRIFKHFVDAAEERKLIRLDEPTDTDDAGDDLPGQSGR; from the coding sequence ATGTCTGACACCGTCCAGGAAAAGCCGGAACATCCCGGCCTCACCATCGGCATCAGCGGCCCTGTCCGACGAAGTCTGTCCCACCGGCTGATCAGTTTTGCCCTGCGCATGCATGGAGCTCGTACCCACTTCATTCGCCCAGGCTCGAAAGTAGACGTATCCCTGCTGGACGGCCTGGTCCTGTCAGGTGGCACCCACGTTCACCCTTCAAGGTATGGGCAGACACCGCAGGTAACGGCAAATTATGACCCGCGCCGGGACGAAACCGATGTTCGCCTGCTATCCCGAGCCGAAGAGTTGAATATTCCGGTGCTGGGCATCTGCAGGGGCGCCCAGTTCATCAATATCTTCCGTGGTGGCACACTGTGCCAGAACGTGACCCCTCTACGAGTCAACACCCGTCACCGCCCGCTGCTGTTTCCAATGCAGACCGTTCGGGTGGTCAGCGACAGCCGTCTCGGAGAAGTCATGCGCCAGCCGGTGATTGGCGCCAACCGGATTCACAGCCAGGCCATCAAAAGGCTCGGACACCACCTTCGTGTGGTCGCCCTGGACAATGATCATTTCGTGCAGGCGATAGAGAATACTCGCGGGCAGTGGCTGATGGGAATTCAGTGGCATCCGGAATATCTGCTGTATCACGGTGGCCACCGGCGTATCTTCAAGCATTTTGTTGATGCTGCGGAGGAGAGAAAGCTGATAAGGCTGGATGAACCGACAGACACTGACGACGCCGGTGACGACCTGCCCGGTCAAAGCGGCAGATAA
- a CDS encoding SIMPL domain-containing protein produces the protein MLPNVHRYLLFPATLAVFPLCAIAGEVSLSGQASVKYTPDSARLQFTANAEHSLPETATRRVNEQMEQWRAGISDYRDQLGSYSDASVNLYSRSIPSQERSQKPEKVAVASQTVSFTIDDLSLLNPILEQAQALGMDYNVGPHQFFHSDESSLRKQALAGAIADARARCEFVANELEKQCGEVININIDGGYQPPVPMMAEMRASSDTVSDVGPRELTSRVSATFELE, from the coding sequence ATGTTGCCCAACGTCCATCGATACCTGCTGTTTCCTGCCACCCTGGCGGTCTTTCCGCTGTGCGCAATCGCCGGGGAAGTAAGCCTGAGCGGCCAGGCTTCCGTAAAGTATACTCCAGACAGTGCACGACTGCAGTTTACCGCCAATGCCGAGCACAGCCTGCCGGAGACAGCGACCCGACGCGTGAATGAGCAGATGGAACAATGGCGGGCTGGCATCAGTGACTATCGTGACCAGCTGGGCTCTTACAGCGATGCATCGGTTAACCTCTACAGCCGCTCGATTCCGTCCCAGGAGCGTAGTCAGAAACCGGAAAAGGTGGCCGTTGCCTCACAAACTGTGAGCTTTACCATTGACGACCTGTCCCTTCTCAATCCCATCCTGGAGCAGGCCCAGGCACTGGGTATGGACTACAACGTGGGACCGCACCAGTTCTTTCATTCCGATGAAAGCAGCCTCCGCAAGCAGGCACTGGCCGGCGCCATCGCTGACGCCAGGGCAAGGTGTGAGTTTGTTGCCAACGAACTTGAAAAGCAGTGCGGCGAGGTGATCAACATCAACATCGATGGTGGCTATCAGCCCCCGGTTCCGATGATGGCGGAAATGCGCGCCTCGTCTGACACCGTGTCCGACGTCGGCCCGCGGGAACTGACATCCCGGGTCAGTGCCACCTTCGAGCTGGAATAG
- a CDS encoding translocation/assembly module TamB domain-containing protein: MTEASKKEVHKPKRLRNGLLIALAIIILLPLLLVGALLLALRSETGTAWVIDQVPGLDVEQGQGSLLGLWQAQSLTWQGYGVGLRLEAPVVDWSPTCLFSKQLCLESLQVETIDLTLQPSTDQQDERGNISLPGVNLPIGLAVREVDLGTFTLNDGKIWDRLQLRAEGSGSDWHLQSLSFVRDGIEIDGSGRIQTRGDWPLDLNVGISLPPPYGPDWNLALNLTGSAVDLRVRGESTGYLEATLAGRVAPLDSALPARLTVESQRFVPAEGLPETLVLQNTVVALEGSLDDGFRSDSRTSLPGTSGDIAVALKGLVTTVGVEDLDLSLSGPGTGEAETGTASVTGNLDWQQAFLVDARVAMEAFPWYSLIPDFEQPPVTLNQLNGEVRYQSGAYRASVEASVDGPHGEADLSGELDGDMESVNITRLRVNTGAGFLGGQGNVEFADQLAWDASLELDSFNPGYWVPILEASLNGDVRTSGRLVESGKPSLQAEWDLSGSWQANDALIRGALNSDSGAWALSGLELQVGDNRVTGSGEWDREIAGNLALELPSPETFLPGLAGSLSGTASVSGTPDQPQGSAKVSGSDLAWQDELSLASLDLNATLGEGLSVSADVQASELRYGEQLLQSLALGLSGTRDDHRLEVSAVHEEAEVGLVFAGNASEDWNAWQGALQQGQIDVPEQGQQWTLAGPAALEYTETGRLTFGRHCWQWQQASVCAEDQTLLPTQDIAYRIENFPTTALSPLMPETLRWDTLLNADIRLTMTDNGPDGEVSVDAGAGEFEVMVRDEWQSLGYDTFTTRLQLKPDIAELDVRLKGPELGDLSVAMAVDPNASEREVDGQFRVQGLDIAMAGVFAGLEVVEGELNGEGTLSGPLLKPAVNGDIALTGGRISDPQLPIPLEDMVVSLELNGYSADLSGRWRSNERSTGNIKGGLDWSAEPSVEVNLTGDRLPFSYDPYARVELVPDITITYGGGDLAVTGRLEVPRGEIEIRELPAQAVSVSEDEVIVGAEQEEGGLRSLNMDVTVVVGDDQVSFNGFGVTGNLKGTLRVGNNMDTRGELRLVDGQYEAYGQELELRRARLIFVGPLTEPYLDIEAIRRVDTVVAGIRLTGPVSAPQTEVFSEPEMPQTDALSYVILGRAPQSRGDEGQMSRAAISLGLTQTNKLTQGLGEEIGIQNLMLEAEGSGDESAVVASGYLTDELSIRYGVGIFEPITTVALRYDLGRYFYLEAASGLAASLDIFYTRDF, from the coding sequence ATGACCGAAGCGTCAAAGAAAGAGGTCCACAAACCAAAACGCCTGAGGAACGGCCTGCTGATTGCGCTGGCCATTATCATTCTGCTGCCACTGTTATTGGTGGGGGCACTGTTACTGGCCTTGCGTTCGGAAACCGGAACGGCGTGGGTCATCGACCAGGTTCCCGGCCTTGACGTGGAACAGGGTCAGGGATCATTGCTGGGACTGTGGCAGGCGCAGTCCCTGACATGGCAGGGTTACGGCGTGGGTCTTCGGCTGGAGGCGCCGGTGGTTGACTGGTCACCGACCTGCCTGTTCAGCAAGCAGCTGTGCCTTGAATCCCTGCAGGTGGAAACCATTGACCTGACCCTGCAACCGTCAACAGATCAGCAGGATGAGCGTGGCAACATCAGTCTGCCTGGCGTTAACCTGCCGATTGGTCTGGCTGTCAGGGAGGTCGATCTTGGCACTTTCACCCTGAACGATGGCAAAATCTGGGACCGGTTGCAGTTACGGGCCGAAGGCTCCGGATCTGACTGGCACCTTCAGAGTCTCAGCTTTGTTCGTGACGGTATCGAAATTGATGGGTCCGGCCGCATCCAGACCCGCGGCGACTGGCCACTGGACCTGAATGTCGGCATAAGCCTGCCGCCGCCCTATGGCCCCGACTGGAATCTGGCTCTCAATCTCACCGGAAGCGCAGTGGACCTGAGGGTGAGGGGTGAAAGCACTGGTTACCTGGAAGCCACCCTGGCCGGCCGGGTGGCTCCCCTGGATAGTGCACTGCCGGCCCGATTGACCGTTGAGTCCCAACGCTTTGTTCCTGCTGAAGGCCTGCCTGAAACCCTGGTGCTGCAGAACACGGTCGTTGCTCTGGAAGGTAGCCTGGACGACGGTTTCCGTTCCGACTCCCGTACCTCGTTACCGGGTACTTCCGGTGACATTGCGGTTGCGCTGAAAGGGCTGGTGACAACCGTTGGCGTGGAAGACCTGGACCTCTCGCTCTCGGGCCCCGGAACGGGTGAGGCCGAGACCGGCACGGCCTCGGTGACCGGAAACCTGGACTGGCAGCAAGCCTTCCTGGTGGATGCCCGGGTCGCTATGGAAGCCTTCCCCTGGTACAGCCTGATCCCGGACTTTGAGCAGCCGCCGGTTACCTTGAACCAACTGAATGGTGAGGTTCGATACCAGTCAGGCGCCTATCGGGCGAGTGTTGAAGCCAGCGTCGACGGCCCACATGGGGAGGCGGATCTGTCAGGGGAGCTGGATGGCGATATGGAGTCCGTGAATATCACCCGTCTGCGGGTAAACACGGGCGCTGGCTTCCTCGGTGGTCAGGGAAACGTCGAGTTTGCTGACCAGCTGGCATGGGATGCAAGCCTGGAGCTGGACAGTTTCAACCCCGGCTACTGGGTGCCGATACTGGAGGCAAGCCTGAATGGTGATGTCAGAACCAGTGGGAGGCTGGTGGAGAGCGGTAAGCCTTCGTTACAGGCCGAGTGGGATCTTTCGGGTAGCTGGCAAGCCAATGACGCCCTGATCCGTGGTGCGCTGAACAGCGATTCAGGGGCATGGGCGCTGTCTGGCCTGGAACTCCAGGTGGGCGATAACCGGGTTACCGGCAGCGGCGAGTGGGATAGAGAGATTGCGGGCAATCTGGCGCTGGAACTGCCTTCCCCGGAAACCTTCCTGCCGGGCCTGGCGGGCTCGCTGAGCGGAACCGCTTCAGTTTCGGGGACACCCGATCAGCCGCAAGGCAGCGCGAAAGTGTCTGGGTCCGATCTGGCATGGCAGGATGAGTTGAGCCTGGCCAGTCTGGACCTCAATGCCACCCTTGGTGAAGGGTTGAGTGTGAGCGCCGATGTTCAGGCGAGTGAGCTCCGGTACGGCGAGCAGTTGCTGCAGTCATTGGCACTGGGGCTGTCAGGCACCCGGGATGATCACCGGCTGGAGGTTAGCGCCGTTCATGAGGAGGCCGAGGTCGGGCTGGTATTTGCCGGCAATGCTTCCGAGGACTGGAATGCCTGGCAGGGAGCGTTGCAGCAGGGGCAGATTGATGTTCCCGAGCAGGGGCAGCAATGGACGTTGGCGGGCCCAGCGGCACTGGAGTACACAGAAACCGGCAGACTGACCTTCGGCCGTCACTGCTGGCAATGGCAACAGGCTTCGGTTTGCGCCGAAGACCAGACCCTGCTCCCGACCCAGGACATTGCCTATCGGATCGAGAATTTCCCGACCACCGCGCTGTCCCCGCTGATGCCGGAAACCCTGCGGTGGGACACGCTTCTGAATGCGGACATCAGGCTGACGATGACCGACAATGGTCCGGATGGCGAGGTGTCTGTGGATGCCGGTGCGGGCGAGTTTGAAGTCATGGTCAGGGACGAATGGCAGAGCCTGGGATACGACACCTTCACCACCAGGCTTCAACTGAAACCGGACATCGCCGAGCTGGATGTCAGGCTGAAGGGGCCCGAACTGGGCGATCTTTCTGTCGCAATGGCCGTTGATCCGAATGCCAGTGAGCGGGAGGTTGATGGCCAGTTCCGCGTCCAGGGCCTGGATATTGCGATGGCCGGGGTGTTTGCGGGGCTGGAGGTGGTCGAAGGTGAACTCAATGGCGAAGGCACGCTGTCAGGCCCGTTACTGAAGCCGGCGGTGAATGGCGACATAGCGTTGACCGGCGGGCGGATCTCCGACCCGCAGCTCCCGATACCGCTGGAAGACATGGTTGTCAGCCTGGAGCTGAATGGCTATTCCGCAGATTTGTCCGGCCGCTGGCGCAGTAACGAGCGCAGTACCGGCAACATCAAGGGAGGCCTGGATTGGTCGGCGGAGCCGTCTGTAGAGGTCAATCTCACCGGTGACCGATTGCCGTTCAGTTACGACCCCTACGCCCGTGTAGAGCTGGTGCCGGATATCACCATCACCTACGGTGGCGGTGATCTGGCGGTTACCGGCCGCCTGGAGGTTCCCCGTGGCGAGATAGAGATCAGGGAGCTGCCGGCTCAGGCGGTTTCGGTATCGGAAGACGAAGTGATCGTGGGGGCGGAGCAGGAAGAGGGCGGTTTGCGCTCCCTGAATATGGATGTGACGGTGGTGGTCGGCGATGACCAGGTCAGTTTCAATGGCTTCGGGGTAACCGGTAACCTGAAAGGCACCCTGCGCGTCGGCAACAATATGGACACCCGAGGTGAGCTGCGGCTGGTTGATGGCCAGTATGAAGCCTATGGTCAGGAACTGGAGCTGCGCAGGGCCAGATTAATATTTGTCGGGCCTCTGACAGAGCCCTATCTGGATATCGAAGCCATTCGGCGGGTCGATACCGTCGTGGCGGGTATCCGGCTTACCGGGCCGGTAAGCGCGCCCCAGACCGAAGTGTTTTCCGAACCGGAGATGCCCCAGACCGATGCGTTGTCCTATGTGATTCTGGGCCGGGCACCCCAAAGCAGGGGCGATGAGGGGCAGATGAGCCGGGCAGCCATTTCCCTGGGCCTGACCCAGACCAACAAGTTAACCCAGGGTCTTGGGGAAGAGATTGGTATACAGAATCTGATGCTGGAGGCGGAGGGCTCCGGAGATGAGTCGGCGGTGGTGGCCAGTGGCTACCTGACCGATGAGCTCAGTATTCGTTACGGTGTGGGCATTTTCGAGCCGATCACCACCGTTGCCTTGCGCTATGACCTTGGCCGGTATTTCTATCTGGAAGCCGCCAGTGGCCTGGCAGCTTCCCTGGATATTTTCTACACCCGGGATTTCTGA
- a CDS encoding autotransporter assembly complex protein TamA: MLPHISSRFHRRFLILWFFVWTMPALSWAQQVEIKVEGDFPQLQDNAEAFVGDVEGRSANSLRRYASTAEAQVEDALRALGYYSPIIQWEIVEPPGEEEEPARLVLTVQPGEPVIVRSRKVEIEGPASEDSDFTGSLPQKPSEGDVLNHGEYSSLRQTIQNRASRLGYFDGEFTTRRLEVDPQKRVADITLVYRSGERYRLGEVSFSEGHGFEEQLLEQFVRFEPGELFHADKIARLNTDLSNSGYFSGVDIEASPGAAEDGVIPVNVGLTTRPPRSVAAGIGFSTDVGPRLRGNWREHWINPMGHSRGVETELSAPRQNLTTWYELPLDPPMTDSIRLSAGYQREEIEDVESELLTFGQQWKHQLDDGWQQVASLRWEGERFRIGDDETEQSSLLLPGLGYSKLHADSPLDPSRGYRIQFDVTGSHRAVLSSVDILHANFLVKGLYTLADNHRFLTRFQFGGVATNRFSDVPPSLRFFAGGDQSVRGYGYETLSPRDDEDVAVGGRFLMVGSAEYQYQFADNWRVAAFVDEGNAIDDLADPLATGVGMGIRWISPVGPLRLDIAKGLNPEFGGEWRIHFSMGPEL; this comes from the coding sequence ATGCTGCCCCACATTAGTTCTCGTTTTCACCGCCGGTTCCTGATTCTCTGGTTTTTTGTCTGGACCATGCCGGCGTTGTCCTGGGCCCAGCAAGTGGAAATAAAGGTGGAGGGGGACTTTCCGCAATTGCAGGACAATGCCGAGGCGTTTGTCGGAGACGTTGAAGGCCGTAGCGCCAACAGTCTGAGGCGTTATGCCAGCACCGCCGAAGCCCAGGTGGAAGATGCGCTTCGCGCGCTCGGTTACTACAGCCCGATAATCCAGTGGGAAATTGTCGAGCCGCCCGGCGAGGAAGAAGAACCGGCGCGCCTGGTTCTCACTGTGCAGCCGGGTGAGCCGGTGATTGTCCGTTCCCGTAAGGTTGAGATCGAGGGCCCTGCCAGTGAAGATTCCGATTTCACGGGTTCCCTGCCGCAGAAACCGTCTGAGGGTGATGTGCTGAATCATGGCGAGTACAGCTCGTTGCGCCAGACCATCCAGAATCGCGCCAGTCGGCTGGGGTATTTTGATGGCGAGTTCACTACCCGCCGGCTGGAAGTGGACCCTCAAAAAAGAGTGGCGGATATCACCCTGGTTTATCGCAGCGGTGAACGTTATCGGTTGGGTGAGGTCAGTTTCAGTGAGGGCCATGGATTCGAGGAGCAGCTATTGGAGCAGTTTGTGCGTTTTGAGCCGGGTGAACTCTTTCATGCGGACAAGATCGCCAGGCTCAATACGGATTTGTCCAACAGTGGCTATTTTTCCGGAGTGGATATTGAGGCCTCTCCCGGCGCCGCCGAGGACGGAGTGATTCCGGTGAATGTCGGGCTGACCACACGCCCACCCCGATCGGTGGCCGCAGGCATCGGTTTTTCAACCGACGTGGGGCCACGTTTGCGGGGCAACTGGCGTGAGCACTGGATCAACCCCATGGGCCACAGTCGTGGTGTCGAAACTGAACTTTCAGCGCCACGCCAGAACCTGACCACCTGGTATGAATTGCCCCTGGATCCACCCATGACCGATTCCATTCGTTTGTCTGCCGGTTATCAGCGGGAGGAGATTGAGGATGTTGAGTCGGAACTGCTGACCTTCGGCCAGCAATGGAAGCATCAGCTTGATGACGGCTGGCAGCAGGTCGCCTCTCTGCGGTGGGAGGGGGAGCGCTTCCGGATTGGCGACGATGAGACTGAGCAGAGCAGCCTGTTGTTGCCGGGGCTGGGGTATTCCAAACTGCATGCAGATTCGCCTCTGGACCCGTCCCGCGGCTACCGGATTCAGTTTGATGTTACAGGTTCCCATCGGGCCGTCCTTTCGAGCGTGGACATTCTTCATGCGAATTTTCTCGTCAAGGGGTTGTATACGTTGGCGGATAACCACCGCTTCCTGACCCGTTTCCAGTTTGGCGGGGTGGCAACCAACCGCTTTTCGGATGTGCCACCGTCATTGCGGTTTTTTGCCGGTGGTGACCAGAGTGTCCGGGGTTATGGTTACGAAACCCTGTCGCCGCGAGACGATGAGGATGTTGCCGTGGGTGGTCGTTTCCTGATGGTCGGCAGCGCCGAGTATCAGTACCAGTTTGCCGACAACTGGCGGGTAGCTGCCTTTGTAGATGAAGGCAATGCCATTGATGACCTGGCCGACCCTCTGGCCACCGGCGTTGGAATGGGTATCCGCTGGATAAGCCCGGTGGGGCCTTTGCGTCTGGATATTGCCAAAGGGTTGAACCCGGAATTTGGCGGTGAGTGGCGCATTCACTTTTCCATGGGGCCCGAGTTATGA
- a CDS encoding acyl-CoA dehydrogenase family protein, with product MTRDPMGFALSMMNRLAANPLLDRLGLRTPLERTAYHGTRTGFRALAVAGREFNRVNNWLPRKRLPQGSAPDLFDLSLSDDQRMITDLLGRFARDELRTAAGIADETREIPDNITSAAADLGLPLYAIPEEFGGVAEHQSPVTNVLIAEQLAWGDMGLATALLAPFSVAQAITRWGTGEQQSRYLPAFCGEKPPVATIAIDEPTPLFDPLVLQTSARRTDTGYALTGLKNAVVRGGSAELLLIAAQMGGQPRLFIVEAGTPGVRVKADPAMGLRASGTCQLLLENVELPSDALLGDDDFDYQNFLDCGALLRCGLAIGTAQAVQDYVIPYCNDRNAFGEPVSHRQSVAFMISNLAIETDSMRMLTWRAASRLEQGLPAHRETTLARLLCNEKAMEAGSNGVQLLGGHGFVKEHPVERWYRDLRSVATLVGGLHA from the coding sequence ATGACACGGGACCCCATGGGCTTTGCCCTTTCCATGATGAACAGGCTTGCCGCCAACCCGTTGCTGGACCGGCTGGGGCTGCGCACCCCGCTCGAAAGGACCGCCTATCACGGAACCCGAACCGGTTTTCGCGCCCTTGCTGTTGCCGGCCGGGAGTTCAATCGAGTCAATAACTGGCTGCCCAGGAAACGCCTGCCCCAAGGCAGCGCGCCCGACTTGTTCGATCTCTCTCTCAGCGACGACCAGCGCATGATCACCGATTTGCTCGGGCGGTTTGCCCGTGACGAACTCAGAACTGCCGCTGGCATTGCCGATGAAACCAGGGAGATACCAGACAACATCACCAGCGCTGCTGCCGACCTGGGTTTGCCCTTATACGCAATACCGGAAGAATTCGGCGGGGTTGCAGAGCATCAGTCCCCGGTAACCAACGTATTGATCGCCGAGCAACTCGCCTGGGGAGACATGGGGTTGGCCACGGCACTGTTGGCACCTTTCAGTGTCGCCCAGGCCATCACCCGCTGGGGCACCGGCGAACAGCAAAGCCGCTACCTGCCGGCGTTCTGTGGCGAAAAGCCTCCGGTAGCCACCATTGCCATCGACGAACCGACGCCGTTGTTTGATCCACTCGTTCTGCAAACCTCTGCCCGAAGAACCGATACCGGCTATGCCCTCACCGGCCTGAAGAATGCGGTTGTGCGGGGAGGAAGCGCTGAACTGCTGTTGATTGCGGCACAGATGGGTGGGCAACCAAGGCTGTTTATCGTGGAGGCGGGAACTCCGGGCGTCCGTGTGAAAGCCGACCCTGCGATGGGCCTCAGGGCTTCGGGGACCTGTCAGTTGCTGTTGGAGAACGTCGAGTTACCCTCGGATGCGCTGTTGGGGGATGACGATTTCGACTACCAGAACTTCCTCGATTGTGGGGCCTTGCTTCGATGCGGTCTTGCCATTGGTACCGCTCAGGCGGTTCAGGATTACGTGATCCCCTACTGCAATGATCGCAACGCCTTCGGCGAACCCGTCAGCCACCGCCAGTCCGTTGCCTTCATGATCAGCAATCTGGCCATCGAAACCGACAGCATGCGCATGCTCACCTGGCGTGCTGCCAGTCGTCTGGAACAGGGCCTGCCGGCGCACCGGGAAACCACCCTGGCACGGTTGCTATGCAACGAAAAAGCCATGGAAGCCGGCTCCAATGGGGTTCAACTGCTGGGTGGCCATGGCTTCGTCAAGGAACACCCCGTTGAACGCTGGTACCGGGATCTGCGATCCGTTGCCACCCTGGTCGGCGGCCTGCACGCCTGA
- a CDS encoding acyl-CoA dehydrogenase family protein: MNLEIPRKFAPLINQAQQVAREVFRPISRKYDLAEHEYPSELDMFASIMDGMNDGAADGGTGAGKLARSDNNGGTGNRNGTNMKTVLGLTELCWGDVGLALSIPRQGLGNSAIAAVANDEQLARLGNTWAAMAITEPGAGSDTAAIRTTATEDGDDYVINGEKIYVTAGERADAVVVWATLDRNKGRAAIKSFVVEKGTPGMTVERLEKKLGIRASDTAAIRFDNCRVPRENLLGDPDISVEKGFAGAMQTFDNTRPVVAGMAIGVASAALQKTRELIALTGTDLEYRHQTWTQPAVTRELQLMEAELEAARLLTLRAAWMADNGLPNSKEASIAKAKAGRVGNTITLRCVELCGSLGYGETELLEKWARDSKILDIFEGTQQIQLLIIARRLLGKSSAELK, encoded by the coding sequence ATGAACCTTGAGATACCGAGAAAATTTGCCCCTCTCATTAACCAGGCCCAGCAAGTCGCCCGTGAAGTATTCCGGCCCATCTCGCGCAAATACGACCTTGCGGAGCACGAGTACCCAAGTGAACTGGACATGTTCGCATCCATCATGGACGGCATGAACGACGGCGCGGCGGATGGTGGCACTGGCGCCGGAAAGCTCGCCCGCTCCGACAACAACGGCGGAACCGGCAACCGTAACGGCACCAACATGAAAACCGTACTCGGCCTGACCGAACTCTGCTGGGGCGATGTTGGCCTGGCCCTGTCCATCCCCCGCCAGGGCCTGGGCAACTCCGCCATCGCCGCCGTGGCCAACGACGAGCAACTCGCCCGCCTGGGCAACACCTGGGCGGCCATGGCCATCACCGAACCCGGCGCTGGCTCCGACACCGCCGCCATCCGCACCACCGCCACCGAAGACGGCGACGACTACGTCATCAATGGCGAGAAAATCTACGTCACCGCCGGCGAACGCGCCGACGCCGTGGTGGTCTGGGCAACACTGGATCGCAACAAAGGCCGCGCCGCCATCAAATCCTTCGTGGTGGAAAAAGGCACCCCGGGAATGACCGTCGAACGCCTGGAGAAAAAGCTCGGAATCCGCGCCTCCGACACGGCCGCCATCCGCTTCGACAACTGCCGCGTGCCCCGGGAAAATCTCTTGGGCGACCCGGACATCAGCGTCGAAAAAGGCTTCGCCGGCGCCATGCAAACCTTCGACAACACCCGCCCTGTCGTCGCCGGCATGGCCATCGGTGTTGCCAGCGCGGCCCTGCAGAAAACCCGCGAACTCATTGCCCTCACCGGCACCGACCTGGAATACCGCCACCAGACCTGGACCCAACCCGCCGTCACCCGCGAACTCCAGCTCATGGAAGCCGAACTCGAAGCCGCTCGCCTGCTCACCCTCCGCGCGGCCTGGATGGCCGACAACGGCCTGCCCAACTCCAAAGAAGCCTCCATCGCCAAAGCCAAAGCCGGCCGTGTCGGCAACACCATCACCCTGCGCTGCGTCGAACTCTGCGGTAGCCTCGGCTACGGTGAAACGGAACTGCTGGAAAAATGGGCCAGGGACTCCAAAATTCTCGACATCTTCGAAGGCACCCAGCAGATCCAGCTGTTGATCATCGCGAGAAGATTACTGGGCAAGTCGTCGGCGGAGCTGAAATAA